A single genomic interval of Prionailurus viverrinus isolate Anna chromosome A2, UM_Priviv_1.0, whole genome shotgun sequence harbors:
- the ZFR2 gene encoding zinc finger RNA-binding protein 2 isoform X7: protein MAASDCSGFARGARPPYSARPPTAFPLPATATGASLAPGPAATPTFPAAAQPPGPDSVAGCGGYRPCASWPPEPAPAPGAAPSYQVGYSREPVMDASSYENKQDPLPAASQPRLPASAVPCQPGTKGTHVWPGGGYGQAQPLQQAATANAGQPVSTLALSCTENDTCLPAASALPAASVSTLPSYTPTSYSPTSALDAGPSHQSCDLAERSATGPHRPSPPPPRPPPPLPEPMGSLWGGPGNSPGAGSAGSLAGKPPKPKGGPRQPLLHYCDVCKISCAGPQTYVEHLEGQKHRKKQAAQKMGTRPDGSPSRAQQLRCGLCAVSCTGADAYAAHIRGAKHQKVFKLHSKLGKPIPPTEPVPGNSSSATAAGASRPAPLTAESPPTASAKPTAPTGPSAHALSKPGPARRPAALKASRLGPPEPQAAGSRLPEGAHLVSDGSGEPPTGLGSAEASGRCDVQPVGPGYVEEVRNDEGKVIRFHCRLCDCSFNDGTARDLHVRGRRHRLQYKKKVDPDLPIAVALSPRARKLLEERLRRQRQLSRKRLEGMRRWHAEMRRYDLCRRQLEEGPQAQEEHLGPSPPDQPPPSLPSRPGAPTGSALPTRRPESSDDRHVMWMHAAIYPTEEELLAVQKAVSHVERALKLVSDVLAEESSGSPEQEGGEHSSGSPRARVLKGVMRVGLLAKGLLLRGDRTVQLTLLCSQKPTHTLLRRISEQLPRQLPMVTEDEYEVSSDPEANIIISSCEEPRMRVAVSVTSPLMREDPSTDQEGRQVPQPDPEDILSPEKCLQCLAALRHAKWFQARASGLQPCVIVIRVLRDLCQHVPTWGALPAWALPMENREAEKAQKPAGIHALGRQRRGPRDHPPPQKSRMGGGEGQCR from the exons ATGGCGGCGAGCGACTGCTCCGGTTTCGCGCGCGGCGCCCGCCCTCCGTACAG CGCCCGGCCTCCGACGGCTTTTCCCCTCCCCGCCACCGCCACCGGAGCCAGCCTCGCCCCGGGACCTGCTGCGACCCCGACGTTTCCCGCGGCCGCCCAGCCCCCCGGGCCTGACAGCGTGGCGGGGTGTGGCGGGTACCGGCCCTGCGCCAGCTGGCCCCCGGAGCCTGCCCCAGCGCCCGGCGCCGCGCCCTCCTACCAG GTCGGTTACAGCCGCGAACCCGTGATGGATGCCAGCAGCTACGAGAACAAACAGGATCCCCTGCCCGCTGCCAGCCAGCCTCGGCTCCCGGCCTCGGCCGTGCCGTGCCAGCCAG GGACTAAAGGAACGCATGTCTGGCCCGGCGGTGGGTACGGCCAAGCGCAGCCCCTGCAGCAGGCGGCCACCGCTAACGCAGGACAGCCAGTCAGCACCCTGGCCCTGAGCTGCACGGAGAACGACACCTGCCTGCCGGCCGCCAGCGCTCTGCCTGCGGCCTCCGTCTCCACCCTGCCTTCCTACACCCCGACCTCCTACAGCCCCACGTCTGCCCTGGATGCAG GACCGAGCCACCAGAGCTGTGACCTGGCCGAGCGCTCGGCAACCGGTCCTCACCGCCCCTCACCGCCGCCTCCCCGGccgccccccccactcccagAGCCCATGGGCTCCCTGTGGGGCGGCCCCGGGAACAGCCCCGGGGCCGGTTCTGCCGGCAGCCTGGCCGGAAAGCCCCCAAAGCCCAAGGGtggccccaggcagcccctgcTTCACTACTGTGACGTCTGCAAGATCAGCTGCGCCGGCCCCCAG aCCTACGTCGAGCACCTAGAAGGGCAGAAGCACAGGAAGAAACAGGCGGCTCAGAAGATGGGCACCCGGCCTGACGGCAGCCCGAGCAGGGCACAGCAGCTGCGCTGTGGCCTGTGCGCCGTGTCCTGCACTGGGGCAGACGCCTACGCCGCTCACATCCGGGGGGCCAAGCACCAGAAG GTCTTCAAGCTGCACAGCAAGCTGGGgaagcccatcccccccacagaACCCGTGCCGGGGAACTCCAGCTCGGCCACGGCTGCGGGCGCCAGCAGGCCGGCCCCCCTCACCGCGGAGAGTCCCCCCACGGCCTCTGCCAAGCCCACAGCCCCCACCGGCCCCAGCGCGCATGCCCTGAGCAAGCCAGGGCCGGCCAGGAGACCGGCGGCTTTGAAGGCCTCGCGCCTGG GGCCCCCCGAGCCGCAGGCAGCGGGCAGCAGACTCCCCGAAGGGGCACACCTCGTATCAGATGGGTCTGGGGAACCGCCCACCGGATTAGGCTCtgcagaagcttctggaaggtgTGATGTGCAGCCCGTGGGCCCGGGCTACGTGGAGGAG GTGCGTAACGACGAGGGCAAGGTGATCCGGTTCCACTGCCGGCTGTGTGACTGCAGTTTCAACGACGGCACCGCCAGGGACTTGCATGTGAGGGGACGGCGGCACCGGCTCCAGTACAAG AAAAAAGTGGACCCTGACCTTCCGATCGCAGTGGCACTCAGCCCCAGAGCCCGGAAGCTGCTGGAGGAGAGGCTGAGGCGGCAGAGGCAGCTGAGCAGGAAGCGGCTGGAGGGGATGCGGCGCTGGCACGCCGAGATGAG GCGCTACGATCTATGTAGGAGGCAACTGGAGGAGGGGCCACAGGCCCAGGAAGAACACCTTGGACCCTCGCCACCTGAccagccccctccttccctcccgaGCAGGCCGGGGGCACCTACTGGCTCAGCTCTG CCCACACGGCGGCCGGAGTCCAGCGATGACCGGCATGTCATGTGGATGCATGCTGCCATCTACCCCACGGAGGAGGAGCTCCTGGCCGTCCAGAAGGCCGTCTCCCACGTGGAGCGCGCCCTCAAGCTGGTGTCCGACGTGCTGGCCGAGGAGAGCTCCGGAAGCCCAGAGCAGGAGGGCGGTGAGCACAG CAGCGGCTCCCCCAGAGCTCGGGTCCTGAAGGGCGTGATGCGGGTCGGCCTCCTGGCGAAAGGCCTCCTCCTGCGGGGGGACAGGACGGTGCAGCTGACCCTGCTGTGCTCGCAGAAGCCCACCCACACCTTGCTGCGGAGAATCTCGGAGCAGCTGCCCCGGCAGCTCCCG ATGGTGACAGAAGACGAGTATGAGGTCTCCTCTGACCCCGAAGCCAACATCATCATCTCCTCCTGCGAGGAGCCCAGGATGAGGGTCGCTGTGTCTGTCACCTCGCCCCTGATGCGGGAGGACCCTTCCACGGACCAAG AAGGAAGGCAGGTGCCTCAGCCTGACCCAGAAGACATCCTGAGCCCAGAGAAGTGCCTTCAGTGCCTGGCCGCCCTCCGCCACGCCAAGTGGTTTCAG GCTCGAGCCAGTGGCCTACAGCCGTGCGTGATTGTCATCAGGGTCCTTCGTGACCTCTGCCAGCACGTGCCCACCTGGGGGGCCCTGCCGGCCTGG GCTTTGCCGATGGAGAATCGGGAGGCAGAGAAGGCGCAGAAACCTGCCGGCATCCACGCCCTGGGGAGGCAGAGACGAGGCCCCAGGGACCACCCTCCTCCTCAGAAGTCAAggatgggtgggggtgagggacagTGCCGCTAG